A genomic region of Mus musculus strain C57BL/6J chromosome 7, GRCm38.p6 C57BL/6J contains the following coding sequences:
- the Sec1 gene encoding galactoside 2-alpha-L-fucosyltransferase 3 → MPPETAWDRSTVAPSRLEAWWPQTSRPRRIQAVLQRLRAICPPLSTFYLFFVIFVVSTIFHCHRRLSLVPGPWASPSLVVFPPRHMPREGMFTIRVKGRLGNQMGEYATLFALARMNGRLAFIPASMHSTLAPIFRISLPVLHSDTAKRIPWQNYHLNDWMEERYRHIPGQYVRFTGYPCSWTFYHHLRPEILKEFTLHDHVREEAQAFLRGLQVNGSQPSTFVGVHVRRGDYVRVMPKVWKGVVADRGYLEKALDRFRARYSSPVFVVTSDDMAWCRKSITASRGDVAFAGNGLQGSPAKDIALLMQCNHTVITLGTFGIWAAYLTGGDTVYLANFTQPNSPFHTVFKPEAAYLPEWVGIAADLGQPNTVGSGHASARAPKRHWGALL, encoded by the exons ATGCCACCCGAGACTGCGTGGGACAGGAGCACTGTCGCCCCCAGCAGGCTTGAAGCTTGGTGGCCCCAAACAAGCCGGCCTAGAAGGATCCAAGCAG TGCTCCAGCGACTCAGGGCCATCTGCCCACCCCTCTCCACCTTCTACCTCTTCTTCGTGATTTTCGTGGTGTCTACCATCTTCCACTGCCACCGGCGCCTGAGTCTGGTGCCTGGCCCCTGGGCCTCGCCATCCCTTGTGGTCTTCCCCCCAAGACACATGCCCCGGGAGGGCATGTTCACCATCAGAGTCAAAGGCCGCCTGGGGAACCAGATGGGCGAATATGCCACGCTGTTTGCACTGGCCCGGATGAATGGACGGCTTGCCTTCATCCCTGCGTCCATGCACAGCACACTAGCGCCCATCTTCAGGATCAGCCTCCCGGTGTTGCATAGCGACACAGCCAAAAGGATCCCGTGGCAGAATTACCACCTCAACGACTGGATGGAGGAGCGTTACCGCCACATCCCGGGGCAGTATGTGCGTTTCACGGGATACCCGTGCTCCTGGACCTTCTACCACCACCTGCGCCCAGAGATCCTGAAGGAGTTCACCCTGCACGACCATGTGCGTGAGGAGGCCCAGGCCTTCCTGCGTGGCCTGCAGGTGAATGGGAGCCAGCCAAGTACCTTTGTGGGTGTCCATGTGCGCCGAGGGGACTATGTGCGTGTCATGCCCAAGGTGTGGAAGGGTGTGGTGGCTGACCGGGGTTACCTAGAAAAGGCCCTGGACAGGTTCCGGGCACGCTATTCATCTCCAGTCTTCGTGGTCACCAGTGATGACATGGCCTGGTGCCGGAAGAGCATCACTGCCTCCCGAGGGGACGTGGCATTTGCTGGCAATGGCCTTCAGGGATCGCCTGCCAAGGACATTGCATTGCTCATGCAGTGCAACCACACCGTCATCACGCTGGGGACCTTTGGGATCTGGGCTGCCTACCTCACGGGTGGGGACACTGTTTACCTGGCTAACTTTACCCAGCCCAACTCCCCCTTCCACACGGTTTTCAAGCCAGAAGCAGCTTACCTGCCCGAGTGGGTGGGCATCGCAGCTGACCTGGGACAGCCAAACACAGTAGGCTCTGGCCATGCCTCAGCCAGAGCCCCCAAGAGGCACTGGGGGGCCTTGCTGTAG
- the Sec1 gene encoding galactoside 2-alpha-L-fucosyltransferase 3 isoform X2 yields the protein MPREGMFTIRVKGRLGNQMGEYATLFALARMNGRLAFIPASMHSTLAPIFRISLPVLHSDTAKRIPWQNYHLNDWMEERYRHIPGQYVRFTGYPCSWTFYHHLRPEILKEFTLHDHVREEAQAFLRGLQVNGSQPSTFVGVHVRRGDYVRVMPKVWKGVVADRGYLEKALDRFRARYSSPVFVVTSDDMAWCRKSITASRGDVAFAGNGLQGSPAKDIALLMQCNHTVITLGTFGIWAAYLTGGDTVYLANFTQPNSPFHTVFKPEAAYLPEWVGIAADLGQPNTVGSGHASARAPKRHWGALL from the coding sequence ATGCCCCGGGAGGGCATGTTCACCATCAGAGTCAAAGGCCGCCTGGGGAACCAGATGGGCGAATATGCCACGCTGTTTGCACTGGCCCGGATGAATGGACGGCTTGCCTTCATCCCTGCGTCCATGCACAGCACACTAGCGCCCATCTTCAGGATCAGCCTCCCGGTGTTGCATAGCGACACAGCCAAAAGGATCCCGTGGCAGAATTACCACCTCAACGACTGGATGGAGGAGCGTTACCGCCACATCCCGGGGCAGTATGTGCGTTTCACGGGATACCCGTGCTCCTGGACCTTCTACCACCACCTGCGCCCAGAGATCCTGAAGGAGTTCACCCTGCACGACCATGTGCGTGAGGAGGCCCAGGCCTTCCTGCGTGGCCTGCAGGTGAATGGGAGCCAGCCAAGTACCTTTGTGGGTGTCCATGTGCGCCGAGGGGACTATGTGCGTGTCATGCCCAAGGTGTGGAAGGGTGTGGTGGCTGACCGGGGTTACCTAGAAAAGGCCCTGGACAGGTTCCGGGCACGCTATTCATCTCCAGTCTTCGTGGTCACCAGTGATGACATGGCCTGGTGCCGGAAGAGCATCACTGCCTCCCGAGGGGACGTGGCATTTGCTGGCAATGGCCTTCAGGGATCGCCTGCCAAGGACATTGCATTGCTCATGCAGTGCAACCACACCGTCATCACGCTGGGGACCTTTGGGATCTGGGCTGCCTACCTCACGGGTGGGGACACTGTTTACCTGGCTAACTTTACCCAGCCCAACTCCCCCTTCCACACGGTTTTCAAGCCAGAAGCAGCTTACCTGCCCGAGTGGGTGGGCATCGCAGCTGACCTGGGACAGCCAAACACAGTAGGCTCTGGCCATGCCTCAGCCAGAGCCCCCAAGAGGCACTGGGGGGCCTTGCTGTAG